In Paraburkholderia flava, one genomic interval encodes:
- a CDS encoding N-acetylmuramoyl-L-alanine amidase produces MFALTPSLARVRLVFAFLALLLAACSTSTSIDRGTYVADTRYHAQNVDSRVRFLVMHYTEIDERRSIQVLTTEGVSAHYVVPDAPQIRNGEPVVWQLVPESQRAWHAGTSSWQGTTELNAASIGIENVNLGPIDTPQGRGWQPYPPAQVDALIRLSKDIVTRYAIAPTRVVGHSDIAPQRKIDPGPLFPWKQLYDAGVGAWPDAATVEHDLAGRDPHAPVDVQSLQQKLARYGYDVATDGVLDERTRRVFAAFQMHFRPADYSGHADAETDAIAQALLDKYMPTAASSATVAPDAQRGP; encoded by the coding sequence ATGTTTGCGCTGACGCCGAGCCTGGCGCGGGTACGTCTCGTATTCGCGTTTCTGGCGCTGCTGCTCGCCGCCTGCTCGACCTCCACATCGATCGATCGCGGCACCTACGTCGCCGATACGCGCTACCACGCTCAGAACGTCGATTCGCGCGTGCGCTTTCTCGTGATGCACTACACCGAAATTGACGAACGCCGCTCGATCCAGGTGCTGACCACCGAAGGCGTCAGCGCGCACTACGTCGTGCCCGACGCGCCGCAGATCCGGAACGGCGAGCCAGTCGTGTGGCAACTGGTGCCCGAGTCGCAGCGCGCGTGGCATGCGGGCACGAGTTCGTGGCAAGGCACAACCGAGCTGAACGCGGCATCGATCGGCATCGAGAACGTCAACCTCGGGCCGATCGATACCCCGCAAGGTCGCGGCTGGCAGCCATACCCGCCGGCGCAGGTCGACGCGCTGATCCGTCTGTCGAAGGACATCGTCACACGCTATGCGATCGCGCCGACGCGTGTCGTCGGTCATAGCGACATCGCGCCGCAGCGCAAGATCGATCCGGGTCCGCTGTTTCCGTGGAAGCAGCTTTACGACGCGGGCGTCGGCGCGTGGCCCGACGCGGCGACGGTCGAGCACGATCTGGCCGGGCGTGATCCGCACGCGCCCGTCGACGTGCAGTCGCTACAGCAAAAACTCGCGCGCTATGGCTACGACGTCGCGACCGACGGCGTGCTCGACGAACGCACGCGACGCGTGTTCGCGGCGTTCCAGATGCATTTCCGTCCCGCCGACTACAGCGGCCACGCCGATGCCGAAACCGATGCGATCGCGCAGGCGTTGCTCGACAAGTACATGCCGACCGCTGCATCCTCAGCAACGGTGGCGCCGGATGCACAGCGCGGACCGTGA
- a CDS encoding energy transducer TonB, giving the protein MASAVLIAGCADGDAWQAGPSPEEVAQTCLAQLGTPAPSLDRLDHPQWSRYVGCTLGRNIRTRQGEIEGYPESIVTVRFAPDGAFVSASLLQSSGNAAWDKATERAIAAASPLPHAPVGKPVTRIDLHFRPHIPVGLSGQSNWSVRHCTTVGTAKTCE; this is encoded by the coding sequence ATGGCAAGCGCAGTTCTCATCGCGGGATGCGCTGACGGCGACGCATGGCAAGCGGGCCCGTCGCCGGAAGAAGTCGCGCAAACGTGCCTCGCTCAACTCGGCACCCCCGCCCCGTCACTCGATCGACTCGACCACCCGCAGTGGTCGCGCTACGTGGGATGCACGCTCGGCCGCAATATACGCACCCGACAAGGCGAAATCGAAGGTTATCCGGAGTCGATCGTCACGGTGCGCTTTGCGCCGGACGGCGCGTTCGTGTCGGCGAGTCTGCTACAGAGCAGCGGCAACGCCGCATGGGACAAAGCCACCGAGCGCGCGATCGCCGCCGCTTCGCCGTTGCCGCATGCGCCGGTCGGCAAACCGGTGACACGCATCGATCTGCACTTCCGGCCGCACATTCCGGTGGGTCTGTCGGGCCAGAGCAACTGGTCCGTCCGCCATTGCACGACGGTCGGCACCGCGAAGACCTGCGAATGA
- the rpiA gene encoding ribose-5-phosphate isomerase RpiA produces MTQDELKQLVGRAAADYVNAHVPEGAVIGVGTGSTANCFIDAIAASRSRYRGAVSSSVATTARLESHGFKVFDLNEIDTLTVYVDGADEIDASGAMIKGGGGALTREKIVASVSDVFVCIADASKRVAVLGQFPLPVEVVPMARTAIGRRIAALGGVPVVRVTKDGTPFITDNGNEIIDVKGLRIDDPRALEAQINSWPGVVTVGLFAARGANLCLIGAEQGVETIEYGK; encoded by the coding sequence ATGACTCAAGACGAACTCAAGCAACTGGTCGGCCGCGCCGCTGCCGACTACGTGAACGCGCACGTGCCCGAAGGCGCCGTGATCGGTGTCGGCACCGGCTCGACCGCGAACTGTTTCATCGATGCGATCGCCGCGAGCCGGTCACGCTATCGCGGCGCGGTGTCGAGCTCGGTCGCGACGACTGCGCGTCTGGAATCGCACGGCTTCAAGGTGTTCGATCTGAACGAGATCGACACGCTGACGGTGTACGTCGACGGTGCCGACGAGATCGATGCGAGCGGCGCGATGATCAAGGGCGGCGGCGGGGCGCTCACGCGCGAGAAAATCGTTGCGTCGGTGTCGGACGTGTTCGTCTGCATCGCGGACGCGTCGAAGCGCGTCGCTGTGCTCGGTCAGTTCCCGCTGCCCGTCGAGGTCGTGCCGATGGCGCGCACCGCGATCGGTCGACGCATCGCGGCGCTCGGTGGCGTGCCGGTGGTGCGCGTGACGAAGGACGGCACGCCGTTCATCACCGACAACGGCAACGAGATCATCGACGTGAAGGGTCTGCGGATCGACGATCCGCGCGCGCTCGAAGCGCAGATCAACAGCTGGCCCGGTGTCGTGACCGTGGGGCTGTTCGCGGCGCGTGGCGCGAACCTGTGCCTGATCGGCGCGGAGCAGGGCGTCGAGACTATCGAGTACGGCAAGTAA
- a CDS encoding autotransporter outer membrane beta-barrel domain-containing protein — MVASNADLIAAINAANASSDASSTITLTQSFQVAPGNVPTPTKALTIDTQGFTLTGNPNINWSNPASGAPTLTLLGTFTGTNAVGTGGSLSVFNGSVINDGSIKGFSSGATGTAQHGVQLSGTATFVNNGSIVGGDAPSIGTAGIGVNTSITGGLVTLTNNGTIQGGSTSGRGGAFGVVLGTPTNGTLTNTGTIRGGSDLIGTKAGGAAVETRKTGPAGIISIVNSGTLIGGNDAVAIFGLGAINLINSGTIQAGSGQTDAINFFAGSTGRLVLELDAGSVINGNVVASAAAANNAFRLGGSTNASFDTSSIGSTAQYQNFNTFEKIGTSTWTLTGTTTAVTPWTLTDGILQISSDGNLGDASGGLTFNGGTLENTASLASARSVAMTANGTLLTDAGTTLTLNGVLSGAGALAKDGAGTLVLNAANTYAGGTTVDAGTLVVGDATHNVATLGAGLTTVAAGATLGGYGSVSGAVNNNGTISAANALASLAAGAAGTLRIGGDLNNAGVVNLAAASGQTGNVLNVAGNYTGTNGQVVLNTVLNEGGSATQSDRLVIGGNASGSTLLQLNRSGSGTATTGNGIQLVQVGGTSAANSFHLAAPIQAGAYQYLLYQGGPTDANSWYLRSQFDPVTATDSSGTGGTGTAPSGTTGNAASGAASQIAYRPGVAGYAVTPLLVTDYGFTMLGRLQERVGDQASVEAANQSASKNGVWGRIGGQNLQADAGNRFSADEHTFFAQFGKDWTVARGTNGGSTHTGATLSFGSTSASFADSARGVTGQLSDTTGTVETQAQSVGGYWTKYLPDGTYFDTVGQLTHYQNQYGDVYGGNGRQNGFGAGVSGEAGKPFSLGVGGIAIEPQAQLLYQYIHLNHFSDGISDIGTNTTNALRGRLGFRLFRANLDNDAKNSTLTPYLTADVLHDFFSPGQTSVGGATLDNQLGKTWYDVGVGLTGSFGKSSSVYANVTYAHSISGDYRRNVFGQAGYRFSW, encoded by the coding sequence ATGGTGGCCAGTAACGCGGACCTTATCGCTGCGATCAACGCCGCCAATGCGTCGAGCGACGCGAGTTCGACCATTACGTTGACGCAGAGCTTTCAGGTCGCCCCCGGCAACGTACCGACCCCGACGAAGGCCCTCACGATCGACACGCAGGGCTTCACGCTGACGGGCAACCCGAACATCAACTGGTCGAATCCGGCATCGGGTGCCCCGACCCTGACCCTGCTGGGAACCTTTACAGGTACTAATGCCGTGGGTACTGGCGGAAGCCTGTCGGTGTTCAACGGCTCGGTCATCAATGACGGTTCGATCAAGGGATTCTCAAGCGGCGCCACTGGCACGGCACAACACGGCGTGCAGTTGTCCGGGACGGCGACATTCGTGAACAACGGTTCGATCGTCGGTGGAGATGCACCCTCCATTGGCACGGCGGGAATCGGCGTCAACACGTCGATCACCGGGGGACTGGTCACGCTGACCAACAACGGGACGATCCAGGGCGGCAGTACCAGCGGCAGAGGCGGAGCGTTCGGCGTGGTTCTGGGAACGCCTACAAACGGGACGCTGACCAACACCGGCACGATTCGCGGCGGCTCCGATCTGATCGGCACAAAGGCGGGCGGCGCGGCTGTCGAAACCCGGAAGACGGGACCCGCGGGCATCATTTCCATCGTCAATTCAGGCACGCTGATCGGCGGCAACGACGCCGTCGCGATCTTCGGGCTCGGAGCAATCAACCTGATCAACAGCGGCACGATCCAGGCCGGCAGCGGCCAGACCGACGCGATCAATTTTTTTGCGGGGAGCACGGGTCGGCTTGTGCTCGAACTCGACGCCGGATCGGTCATCAACGGCAACGTCGTGGCAAGTGCCGCAGCGGCAAACAACGCGTTCCGTCTGGGCGGCAGCACAAACGCGTCCTTCGACACATCGTCGATCGGCAGCACCGCGCAGTACCAGAACTTCAACACTTTCGAGAAAATCGGCACGAGCACGTGGACGCTGACTGGCACGACCACCGCCGTCACGCCGTGGACGTTGACCGACGGCATCCTGCAGATTTCCAGCGACGGCAATCTCGGCGACGCGTCCGGCGGACTCACGTTCAACGGCGGCACGCTCGAAAACACCGCGAGTCTCGCGAGCGCGCGAAGCGTCGCGATGACGGCAAACGGCACGCTGCTCACCGACGCCGGCACGACGTTGACGCTGAACGGCGTGCTGTCGGGTGCCGGTGCGCTAGCCAAGGACGGCGCCGGTACGCTCGTGCTGAACGCAGCGAACACGTACGCGGGCGGCACGACGGTCGATGCCGGCACGCTGGTCGTCGGCGACGCGACTCATAACGTCGCGACGCTCGGCGCAGGCCTCACCACGGTCGCTGCCGGTGCGACGCTGGGCGGTTATGGCTCGGTGTCCGGTGCGGTGAACAACAACGGCACGATCTCGGCGGCGAATGCGCTCGCATCGCTCGCGGCGGGCGCCGCCGGGACGCTGCGCATCGGCGGCGATCTGAACAACGCGGGCGTCGTCAATCTCGCCGCTGCTTCGGGACAAACCGGCAACGTGCTGAACGTCGCCGGCAACTACACGGGTACGAACGGCCAGGTCGTGCTGAACACCGTGCTCAACGAAGGCGGCAGCGCGACGCAAAGCGATCGTCTCGTGATCGGCGGCAATGCGAGCGGCAGCACGTTGCTGCAACTGAACCGTTCGGGCTCGGGTACGGCGACCACCGGCAACGGCATCCAGCTGGTGCAGGTCGGCGGCACGTCGGCCGCGAACAGCTTCCATCTGGCCGCGCCGATTCAGGCCGGCGCGTATCAGTATCTGCTGTATCAAGGCGGCCCGACCGACGCGAACAGCTGGTACCTGCGATCGCAGTTCGACCCGGTCACGGCGACCGATTCATCGGGAACCGGCGGGACCGGTACAGCGCCGTCCGGCACGACCGGCAATGCTGCTTCGGGGGCGGCCTCGCAGATCGCCTATCGTCCAGGGGTGGCCGGCTACGCTGTCACGCCGCTGCTCGTCACCGACTATGGCTTCACGATGCTGGGTCGTCTGCAGGAACGTGTCGGCGATCAGGCGAGCGTCGAAGCCGCGAACCAGTCCGCAAGCAAAAACGGCGTGTGGGGGCGCATCGGCGGACAGAATCTGCAAGCCGATGCAGGCAACCGCTTCTCCGCCGACGAGCACACGTTCTTCGCGCAGTTCGGCAAGGACTGGACCGTCGCGCGCGGCACGAACGGTGGCAGCACACATACCGGCGCAACGCTCAGTTTCGGCTCGACGTCCGCATCGTTTGCCGACAGCGCGCGCGGCGTCACCGGGCAACTGTCGGACACGACCGGCACGGTCGAAACGCAGGCGCAATCGGTCGGCGGCTACTGGACGAAGTACCTGCCCGACGGCACCTACTTCGACACCGTCGGCCAGTTGACGCACTATCAAAACCAGTACGGCGACGTGTACGGCGGCAACGGCCGGCAGAACGGATTCGGCGCGGGTGTATCCGGCGAAGCGGGCAAGCCGTTCTCGCTCGGTGTGGGCGGCATCGCGATCGAACCGCAGGCGCAACTGCTCTATCAGTACATCCACTTGAATCACTTCAGCGACGGCATCTCGGACATCGGCACGAACACCACCAACGCGCTGCGCGGCCGGCTCGGCTTCCGGCTGTTCCGGGCCAATCTCGACAACGATGCGAAGAATTCGACGTTGACGCCGTATCTGACCGCCGACGTGCTGCACGATTTTTTCTCGCCGGGGCAAACCAGCGTCGGTGGCGCGACGTTGGACAACCAGCTCGGTAAAACCTGGTACGACGTGGGTGTGGGCTTGACGGGCAGCTTTGGGAAAAGCTCGTCGGTGTATGCGAACGTCACGTACGCGCACAGCATCAGCGGCGACTATCGACGCAACGTGTTCGGGCAGGCGGGGTATCGGTTTAGCTGGTAG
- a CDS encoding TetR family transcriptional regulator, with amino-acid sequence MPKDQGNVRRRMQEAAIELFVEKGYDGTTAAEIAARAGVTERTFFRYFPDKREVLFNEAELHARLDTAIAGAPPELGPLEVVVWAFQSLAPMFEENLPFAEPVHAVIAQTPALQERQLAKTASITRTITEALRRREVEPALAGLAAVTGMAVTGHGLQTWVQDPSLPLVEHFENAFRALQGLSTLATR; translated from the coding sequence GTGCCGAAAGATCAAGGAAATGTGCGTCGCCGGATGCAGGAGGCTGCGATCGAGTTATTCGTCGAGAAAGGCTACGACGGGACTACGGCGGCCGAAATCGCGGCGCGCGCGGGCGTCACGGAGCGGACCTTCTTCCGTTATTTTCCTGACAAGCGGGAGGTGCTGTTCAACGAGGCCGAGTTGCATGCAAGGCTGGACACCGCGATTGCCGGGGCGCCGCCTGAGCTCGGACCGTTAGAGGTGGTGGTGTGGGCGTTCCAGTCGCTCGCGCCGATGTTCGAGGAGAACCTTCCATTCGCCGAGCCGGTGCACGCGGTGATCGCGCAGACGCCCGCATTGCAGGAGCGTCAGCTGGCCAAAACGGCGTCGATCACGCGGACCATCACCGAGGCCCTCCGGCGTCGCGAGGTCGAGCCTGCGCTTGCGGGCCTCGCCGCTGTGACCGGCATGGCCGTCACCGGACATGGCTTGCAAACGTGGGTGCAGGATCCGTCGTTGCCTCTCGTCGAACATTTCGAGAATGCTTTTCGAGCGTTGCAGGGGTTGTCGACGTTGGCGACCCGGTAG
- a CDS encoding glycosyltransferase family 4 protein produces MNAPPNLASSLPLAAADPLDSAAAAHASKEVPLGDAPSVLFVDQSGQLGGAEFALLPLAGLCASRGEVVLLSDGPFRARLEALGVRVRVIGDARVSGIGRQSLRFGWLRALPAIVRQVCALAREAKRFDVLFLNTQKALVLGALGKPLHRRPVIWYLHDIMSPEHFGTAQRVIVRWLVRHAVDHVVANSQASAQSLATLTGRASDMPPVVHNGIDTHAFDTPAIDHPDDVVALRRRLGLPEHAWLAGLFGRLAPWKGQHVAIDALARLPDVHLVLVGAALFGEDVYARQLHDRAERLGVAERVHFAGFQDDMPAWMKAMDVVLHTSTDAEPFGRVIVEGMAAGRPVIATAAGGVTEIVRHGHNGWLVEPGNDVVLADAIRTLHTSPVVARQLAQQGLVDARRDFSLDGFLRRMTQVIADIGR; encoded by the coding sequence ATGAACGCTCCTCCCAATCTCGCTTCTTCGCTCCCCCTCGCCGCCGCCGATCCGCTCGACAGCGCGGCCGCCGCACACGCCTCGAAGGAAGTCCCGTTGGGGGATGCACCCTCCGTGCTGTTCGTCGATCAAAGCGGTCAACTGGGTGGCGCCGAATTCGCGCTGCTGCCGCTCGCCGGGCTGTGCGCGTCGCGCGGTGAAGTGGTGTTGCTGTCGGACGGTCCGTTCCGTGCGCGGCTCGAAGCGCTCGGCGTGCGTGTGCGCGTGATCGGCGATGCGCGCGTGTCGGGGATCGGACGGCAATCGCTGCGCTTCGGCTGGCTACGCGCGCTGCCCGCGATCGTGCGTCAGGTGTGTGCGCTCGCGCGTGAAGCAAAACGTTTCGACGTGCTGTTTCTGAACACGCAGAAGGCGCTCGTGCTCGGTGCGCTCGGCAAGCCGTTGCATCGTCGGCCGGTGATCTGGTATCTGCACGACATCATGTCGCCGGAACATTTCGGCACCGCGCAGCGCGTGATCGTCCGATGGCTCGTGCGTCATGCGGTCGATCACGTGGTCGCGAATTCGCAGGCGTCCGCGCAATCGCTCGCGACGCTGACGGGTCGCGCATCCGACATGCCGCCGGTCGTGCACAACGGCATCGACACGCACGCATTCGACACCCCCGCCATCGATCATCCCGACGACGTCGTTGCATTGCGTCGTCGTCTCGGCCTGCCGGAACACGCGTGGCTCGCGGGACTATTCGGGCGCCTCGCGCCGTGGAAAGGTCAGCATGTCGCAATCGATGCACTCGCGCGCCTGCCCGACGTGCATCTGGTGCTGGTCGGCGCGGCGCTGTTCGGCGAGGATGTGTACGCTCGGCAGTTGCACGATCGGGCCGAACGACTCGGCGTCGCGGAGCGCGTGCATTTCGCGGGCTTTCAGGACGACATGCCCGCGTGGATGAAAGCGATGGACGTGGTGCTGCATACGTCGACGGATGCGGAGCCGTTCGGGCGTGTGATCGTCGAGGGGATGGCGGCTGGGCGTCCGGTGATCGCGACGGCCGCGGGCGGCGTGACCGAGATCGTGCGGCACGGGCATAACGGCTGGCTCGTCGAGCCGGGTAACGATGTCGTGCTCGCGGATGCGATACGGACGCTGCACACTTCGCCGGTGGTCGCGCGGCAGCTGGCACAACAGGGGCTCGTCGATGCGCGGCGCGATTTCTCGCTCGATGGCTTTTTGCGGCGAATGACGCAGGTCATTGCCGATATCGGGCGATAA
- the rnr gene encoding ribonuclease R, which yields MSKYPYPIPSREEILGVLRTSETPLAANDIAEALSIKRQEREGFFKRLGAMERDGQIRLDPRGHYQLTHPSNFVAGRVQGHRDGYGFLVRDDGQDDLFLPTGEMQKVMHNDRVLARIVGYDRRGRPEGHIVEVTDRANRRVIGRLLNENGALIVAPEDKRIGHDILVTQNTKKAKVGQVVVVELTDFPSRHSQPLGRVAEVLGDIDDPGMEIEIAVRKYGVPYEFGRAALDEAAKLPDEVRPVDLRHRVDLRDVPLVTIDGEDARDFDDAVYCEPTSVGRGDGFRLIVAIADVSHYVQPKGGLDADAIERSTSVYFPRRVIPMLPEKLSNGLCSLNPHVDRCVLVCDMIVTARGEIKGYQFYPGVMHSAARLTYTEVAAVLKNTKGPEATKRAALLPHLQNLNGVYKALFAARQKRGAIDFDTTETYIVCNAQGKIEQIVPRTRNDAHKLIEECMLAANVCAADFMKRNKHPGLYRVHAGPTAERLENLRTFLRGMGLALGGGESPHASDYAALMAHIRDRPDAQMLQTMLLRSMQQAVYSPDNIGHFGLAYEAYAHFTSPIRRYPDLLTHRAIYAILQGKKYNPEAPDGVELNTALSPRARAMQKSDDEKRGRSRQNTAIWEELGLHCSANERRADEASRDVEAWLKCYFMRDKLGEEYGGMVSGVTSFGIFVQLDALFIEGLVHVTELGSDYFQYDEIKNELRGERTGIRYRLSDRVRVQVSRVDLDARKIDFRLVRDAPVKAPSSRPVHVDKSALDAGGPRVRSLPPAEGGRRKKAAPAQTVAVKEARDARGAAKKRGAASKSAPRPAPKPQARKKR from the coding sequence TTGAGCAAATATCCGTACCCGATTCCGAGCCGCGAGGAAATCCTCGGCGTGCTGCGCACGAGCGAAACGCCGCTTGCCGCGAACGACATCGCCGAAGCGCTGTCGATCAAGCGCCAGGAGCGCGAAGGATTTTTCAAGCGCCTGGGAGCGATGGAGCGCGACGGCCAGATCCGGCTCGATCCGCGCGGCCACTACCAGCTCACCCATCCGTCCAATTTCGTCGCGGGCCGCGTGCAGGGGCATCGCGACGGCTATGGGTTCCTCGTGCGCGACGACGGTCAGGACGATCTGTTCCTGCCGACCGGCGAGATGCAGAAGGTCATGCACAACGATCGCGTGCTCGCGCGGATCGTCGGCTATGACCGGCGCGGACGGCCCGAAGGTCATATCGTCGAGGTCACCGACCGCGCGAACCGTCGCGTGATCGGCCGGCTGCTGAACGAGAACGGCGCGCTGATCGTCGCGCCGGAAGACAAGCGCATCGGCCACGACATCCTCGTCACGCAGAACACCAAGAAGGCGAAGGTCGGCCAGGTGGTCGTGGTCGAGCTGACGGATTTCCCGAGCCGTCATTCGCAGCCGCTCGGTCGCGTGGCCGAAGTGCTCGGCGATATCGACGACCCCGGCATGGAAATCGAAATCGCGGTGCGCAAGTACGGCGTGCCGTACGAGTTCGGCCGCGCCGCGCTCGACGAAGCCGCGAAGCTCCCCGACGAAGTCCGTCCGGTCGATCTGCGTCATCGTGTGGATCTGCGCGACGTGCCGCTCGTCACGATCGACGGCGAAGACGCACGCGACTTCGACGATGCCGTGTACTGCGAGCCGACGTCTGTCGGACGTGGCGACGGCTTCCGGCTGATCGTCGCGATCGCCGACGTGTCGCACTATGTGCAGCCGAAGGGCGGCCTCGACGCCGATGCGATCGAACGCAGCACGTCGGTGTATTTCCCGCGTCGCGTGATCCCGATGCTGCCCGAGAAGCTGTCGAACGGACTGTGCTCGCTGAATCCGCACGTCGATCGTTGCGTGCTGGTGTGCGACATGATCGTCACCGCGCGCGGCGAGATCAAAGGCTATCAGTTCTACCCCGGCGTCATGCATTCGGCCGCGCGGCTCACGTACACCGAAGTCGCGGCGGTGCTGAAGAACACGAAGGGTCCGGAGGCGACGAAGCGGGCCGCGTTGCTGCCGCATCTGCAGAATCTGAACGGCGTGTACAAGGCGCTGTTCGCCGCGCGCCAGAAACGCGGCGCGATCGATTTCGACACGACCGAGACGTACATCGTCTGCAACGCGCAGGGCAAGATCGAACAGATCGTGCCGCGCACCCGTAACGACGCGCACAAGCTGATCGAAGAATGCATGCTGGCCGCGAACGTCTGCGCGGCCGACTTCATGAAGCGCAACAAGCACCCGGGCCTGTACCGTGTGCACGCAGGGCCGACGGCCGAGCGCCTCGAGAACCTGCGTACCTTCCTGCGCGGCATGGGTCTCGCGCTCGGCGGCGGCGAGTCGCCGCACGCGAGCGATTACGCGGCGCTGATGGCGCACATCCGCGATCGGCCCGACGCGCAGATGCTGCAGACGATGCTGCTGCGCTCGATGCAGCAGGCCGTCTACAGTCCGGACAACATCGGCCACTTCGGGCTTGCCTACGAGGCGTACGCGCACTTCACGAGCCCGATCCGCCGCTACCCCGATCTGCTCACGCACCGCGCGATCTACGCGATCCTGCAGGGCAAGAAGTACAACCCGGAAGCGCCGGACGGCGTCGAGCTGAACACCGCACTGTCGCCGCGCGCCCGCGCGATGCAGAAGTCCGACGACGAAAAACGCGGCCGCAGCCGGCAGAACACGGCGATCTGGGAAGAACTCGGGTTGCACTGCTCGGCGAACGAGCGTCGTGCGGACGAAGCGTCGCGCGACGTCGAAGCGTGGCTCAAGTGCTACTTCATGCGCGACAAGCTCGGCGAGGAATACGGCGGGATGGTGAGCGGCGTGACGTCGTTCGGCATTTTCGTGCAGCTCGACGCGCTGTTTATCGAAGGGCTCGTGCACGTCACCGAACTCGGCTCGGACTACTTCCAGTACGACGAGATCAAGAACGAACTGCGCGGCGAGCGCACGGGCATTCGCTATCGATTGTCGGATCGCGTGCGCGTGCAGGTGAGCCGCGTCGATCTCGACGCGCGCAAGATCGATTTCCGGCTCGTGCGCGATGCACCGGTGAAGGCGCCGTCATCGCGTCCGGTGCACGTCGACAAGTCGGCGCTCGACGCAGGCGGTCCGCGCGTGCGTTCGCTGCCGCCTGCCGAAGGCGGTCGTCGCAAGAAGGCGGCGCCTGCGCAGACGGTCGCGGTGAAGGAAGCGCGCGATGCGCGCGGCGCTGCGAAGAAGCGCGGTGCCGCGTCGAAGTCCGCGCCGCGGCCGGCACCGAAGCCGCAGGCACGTAAAAAACGCTGA
- the rlmB gene encoding 23S rRNA (guanosine(2251)-2'-O)-methyltransferase RlmB — protein MSRLKVLYGFHAVTARLRHDASTVEDVYYDATRRDRRMTEFLSVAKEAGVRVIAADETRLWGLAHTERHQGVVARASEVALAQNLAELLDGVDGSPLLLVLDGVTDPHNLGACLRVADAAGAHAVIAPRDRAVGLNATAAKVASGAADTVPYITVTNLARALRELKDAGVWIVGTAGEATTSLYQTKLDGPVALVMGAEGEGMRRLTRETCDEVMQIPMAGTVESLNVSVASGVCLFEAVRQRSVKVKA, from the coding sequence ATGTCACGTCTCAAGGTTCTCTACGGGTTTCACGCGGTGACCGCGCGTTTGCGGCACGATGCTTCGACGGTCGAAGACGTCTATTACGACGCGACGCGTCGCGATCGACGGATGACGGAATTCCTGAGCGTCGCGAAAGAAGCCGGCGTGCGCGTGATCGCCGCCGATGAAACGCGTCTGTGGGGCCTCGCGCACACCGAACGCCACCAGGGCGTCGTCGCGCGCGCGAGCGAAGTGGCGCTCGCGCAGAATCTCGCGGAGCTGCTCGACGGTGTCGACGGTTCGCCGCTGCTGCTGGTGCTCGACGGCGTCACCGATCCGCACAATCTCGGCGCGTGCCTGCGCGTCGCGGACGCGGCCGGCGCGCACGCGGTGATCGCGCCGCGCGACCGCGCAGTGGGCCTGAACGCGACCGCCGCGAAGGTCGCGAGCGGCGCGGCGGACACCGTGCCGTACATCACCGTGACGAACCTCGCCCGCGCGCTGCGCGAGTTGAAGGACGCGGGCGTGTGGATCGTCGGCACGGCCGGCGAGGCGACGACCAGCCTCTATCAAACGAAACTCGATGGCCCCGTCGCGCTCGTGATGGGCGCCGAAGGCGAGGGCATGCGCCGCCTCACCCGCGAAACCTGCGACGAGGTGATGCAGATTCCGATGGCGGGGACGGTCGAGAGTTTGAACGTGTCGGTGGCGTCGGGCGTGTGTCTGTTCGAGGCGGTGCGGCAGCGGTCGGTGAAGGTCAAGGCGTAA